From Candidatus Binatia bacterium:
CTGGATGTGGCGGCGGTCTTCGCGCAGGTGCACCGTGATCCCCGCGGCGCCGGCGTCCAGCGCCAGCGCAGCCGCGCGCGCGGGATCGGGCTCCTTCCCGCCGCGCGCCTCGCGAAGGGTGGCGACGTGGTCGACGTTGACCGAGAGCGCGCAGGTCACAGCACGATGTCCGACGCGGGCACCAGGTCCACGCCCTGCGCCCGCAGCGCGTCCCTCTCCTTCTCGAGCACCCCGAGGATGACCGAGCTTGGGTGCAGCGTGACGACCAGCGCCCCGCGCTGCATGGCCGTCCGGACCAGCTGCTCCAGGCGCGCCTTGACGGCGCCCGGCGTGTTGCCGCTTCCGTCCAGGGTCGCGCCCAGCGTGAGGGTGCGCGCGCCCACCTCCTCGCCGATCTCCTCGACCAGGCTGGGCCCCGCGCCGTGCGCGTCCAGGAAGGGCAGGTCCCGCCGCTTCAGCTCGCCGAGCACGGCGCGCATCACGTCGGCGTCGTTCACCGCGGCGCCCCCGAGGCGGCTCACCACCCCGCGCGCGGGGGCCACCGTGGAGAGCCCGCGCGTGATCCGGTCTTCGATCTCCACCTGCGAGAGGTCGAGCAGGATCGCGTCCTTGCCCGGGTCGACGCGGGGATAGCCGCGCGGCTCCATCGCGAGATGGAGGAAGATTTCCCGCTTGGCGCGCCGGAGGTCGCGCGTCAGGCGCCCGGTGATCGGCAGGTCGGGGCGCACGGCGAACGTGAAGGGCACCTCGCTCCGGAGATAGCTCTGATAGAGGTTGTCGTATTGCGGGTCGGCATCGAGCACGACGAACGCGATCTTGGCATCGGCGTCGTTCACCTGCGCGCTCGGCTCGATCACGATCGCGTGCGTGGCGCGGTCCCCGTAGCCCACCCGCAGGTCGAGGGCGGTGCCCAGGGTCTGCGCGGGACGTTCGGCGCCGCGGATCGTCCGTCCCCCCAGCACGATCATCGCCTGCGTGATCGCGTCGTTGATGCGGAAGAGCGAGGCGCGCGGCGGCACCTGGATCCGCCACTGGACCGGAGCTCGCCCCGCGCCGGCCACGGCCGCGGCGAGCGGCCGCTCGTCGATCAGGGCTCGCGAGACGCCGATCTCCTCCAGGGCGCCCCGCAGCGTGCGGCTGGTCAGCCGGAGGAGGGCGGCATGATCGCCGGAGCGGAAAAGGCGGAGGTATTCCGACTGGAGCCGGAGCCCCAGGCGGTCCCAGTCGGAGTCGGCGAAGACGGCGGCGCGGGTGTCGGCGTCGGGATTGGCGGCTTTCTCCGCCGCCGGCCGAGCGGGCGCGCGCGCTCCTTCCTTCAGCGACGGTCCGTTTTGGGCGAGCCAGATCACGACGCCGAGGAGCACGGCGCCGACGCCGAGCAGGAGGAATCGCGGTCGCGACCGTCCGCGGCGCGCGGGTGCTTTCCGGGTCTTGCGGGCCACTGTGAGGGTTCGGGAAACGGTTGTGCGGCAAGGCGCAGAGCGCCGCCCGCATATTAGGTGGGGACGTGCCGAGAATCAAGAAAGCGCGCTCAACGGCTACGCGAAAATGTCCCCCTGACGCAGCGCGGGCGGGGGATGCGAATCAGTTCTTCACTTCAGTCCAGCGTATGACTTTCCAGGTGGTATCGGTAGGCGAGGAGGAGTCGAGCGTGGGGACCAGCTTGAATTCGAAGAGCGCCATCCCGCTGGCGACCAGGGTTCCCTGGACGGCATCGTCCACCTGCACACTAACCCCTGGGATCTGGATCGCAGCCCATCCAGCAGGGTCGCTCGCATAGTGCTGGCGCACCCAGGTGTTCTCGGGGGGAGTCGTGAAGTGGATGCTCACGATGTTCGGATCCTTCCCCATGGCCCACACCACGGCGACCTCCTGATCCTTCGTGAACGTCAGGGTGGAGTAGGAGTCGGTGGAGGTCCCCTGGTACGCGTCGTCGTAGACCAGGCGCGTTCGAACGCTATCGCGCCGCTCCCAGGCGTTCGTGAGGTTCAGGATCGCGTGCTGGGGCGTGTCGAAGGCGGGATATTGGAACGGCTGGGGACAGATGTCGCAGCCGCTGCGGCCCTTGCCGCACCCGGCCATGGCCGCCGCGATCAGCATCGCCACCGGCACTCCGAGCAGCAACCACCGCCTACGACGGCCGCGTGAGAACATGGGTCAATTCTTGATCTCGGTCCAATGAACGATCTTCCACGTGGTATCGGTGGGCGAGGCGGCATCGAGCGTGGGGACGAATTTGAACTCGAAGAAGTTCGACGAGTTCGCGAGCTGGGTCCCCAGAACGGCATCGTCGACCTGGATATTCACACCCTGGAGCTGAATCGCCGTGTACCCGGCTGGATCGGACGGATAGCTCAGGCGAACCCACGTCGTCTCGGGCCGCAGCGTGAACTCCACCCGGTTGATATTCTGGCTCTTGCCCATGGCCCAGACGGTCGCGACTTCCTGGTTCTTCGAGAACGTGACCGTCCCGTCGACGTCGGTCGAGACGCCCTCGTACGCATCATCGTAGAGCTGGCGCGTCCGGACGCTGTCCCGCTTCTCCCACGCGTACTTGAGATTGAGGATGACGTTTTGGGGCGTGCTCAGATCGGGGTATTGAAAAGGCGGCGGCGGCGGCGGCCCCCCAGGGGGTGGTTCGAACGGATTGCCGCACCCCGCCATGGCAAAGACCGCGAAGATGAAATAGGGGAGGAGGAAACGGATGCGCTTGGTCATGTCGATGCGGCCCTCTGGAGATGATTCCCGGCACGATGATCGTACCGCAAATCGCCCCTAAGTTCAAGTCAATTGCTGACCTAGCGCCGATCCGCGCGCAGGCTACCCCAGGTCGGCAGTCCCGACCCGTCTCGGTGATCCCGAAATGCCTCCAACGTGTAATCGGTAGTTCGTTGGAGGAAGGTCATTTCGGCCTGGCCCTGGTACCGCGTCGGCACCGACGAGCCTTCGAACACGAGCAAGTGGTAGTAGTAGTAGCGCGTTTCCCTCGTGGGGTTTGTCGTTGTGGACGTGGTGGCGTACGTCGAGTCGAAGTAGACCCGGATACTGTCCACGCTTGAGGAGATGTCCTGGGAAACACGGATCTCCACGTCCCGGTTCCAGCCTACGAACGGATTCGTGGGCTGGTTATTGCGATCCAGGGAGTCCTGGGGATCCGCGCTGAACTGAAAGGCAGTATCTACTTGGTCCGCGTAGCACGTCGTTCCCCGGCCGTAGTGCAGGACGATGTTGGTGAGAACGCTGTCTGGGAAGAGGCGTACACGGCACCTCTCGGGAAGCGTCACGGCCGGTCTCGGGTCCCGAGGCTCGAAGAGACCGCACCCCGCGCCCACCACGAACAGGAACGCCAGAATCAGGAGCGCTAGAACGCTTTTCGGACCGAAACCCCTGCGACCCAATCGTCCTCCGTCGTCTCGTCGGAACCGACCCGCCCCTCCACGTATTGGCCCTGTCGCCGCAGGGCTCCATCGAGCTGGAACCCGTTTCTGAGGGTTCGAAAGACCTGGAGGGAGAGGTCCACCTTCCACGTATTCTGAAGGGTTCGACGCCGCCGCACCAGATCCCTGTCTCTCTTGTTGATCAGGCTCTGGGTCGCCAGGAAGAGGATTCCGGGGGCGATCTTGGCACCGGCGGTTGCGGTCAGCGTCTGGCCATAGGAGCGCGACGCGATGCTGTACCGGCGATTCACGCCATCGAACCGCGCATAGGTGCCCTGATCCTGAAAGACGAAGTTGTGCGTGAGCCGGATGATGCCGAACGAAAAGAGGGTGTCGGCGACGTCCGTGTCGACCCTTCGGGCGCGGGTAACAGAATTCTGCATCTCGGCGAAGTCGAAGATCCGGTATTCGGCGTTGATGAGGTAGTTCTGGCGGAGGGCGAAATTCCGGGTTGGCAGATACACGATCGTCGCGTTCATCTGGTAGGTCGTCTTGACGATGTTGCCACCTGAAAGGCTCGGGTCCAGCGAGACGGTGTGGCTTTGCCCCCGCGAGAAGTGAATCGAGGTGCTGCACGCCGGGGCGAGCATGTAGCCGCCTCCGAGGCTGAAGAAATTGTTCGCGGCATCTTGATCGATCCGATCATTCTTGTAGTCGCTGATTCGAAGCGAAACCGAACCATTTCCGTCAAGGACCAGCTTCTTGCTCCGGCGCCACGTGAACAGCCCGCCCATGGCGCGGTCGACTTCCACTCCGTTCAGGGTCGGGTGGCGCTCGGTTCTCGTGCGCTCCGCAGTGAAGTTGACGTTCCCGTAAAAACTCGAATCGATGTAGGTGGCCTGAGCCAGTCCCCTTTGATCGTGGACCAGCCGGGTCTGTGAGCGATTCAGTTTGTATTCGCTGAGGTTTCGAGTGATCGAGCCCTCGCCATGGAGAAAGAGGCCCTGAAGGAGGGGGCGATCCAGGGTGAAGTTGCCGAACGTATTCTCCAGTTTCGAATTCTCCTGACTCAGGCGCTGCTTGTCGAAGTAGGAGAGGCTCAGGTTCGATGTGGACCCTGCCACCACCGCCTTGGTCGTTCCGTGGGTGTAGGTGGCGGCGGTCGAAAACCTCCGATTTCCCGTGGGGTTGTTGGTCCGCTGCCGCTCCTCGGTGCTCCGCCCGCCTTGGCTGCCATCCAGCGGGTTGACGAAGGACCGCTGCATGCTGGTGATGGTCGGCTGGCTCCTGTAGACCAGCGCCGTCCCATGCAGCGCGAGCCAGGTCCTCGCCGGCCAAGTGACGTCGGCGCTCACCGCGTCGTTCCTCGATGTCGTATAGGAAGAGTCCCGCGTCGCGACCGACGTGTCGACGACGGTGGAGTCGAACGGATCGTGCTCGACACGGCTGTTCCGGTTCACATCCTGCTTTCGCTCAAATTCGGTGTACCCGTAGAAGTTGCCGATCAGGCCACCGCGTGTGAGCAAGTACTGCGTCTGGATATTGATTCGATTGTTACGTGAGTTGTCGTTGCTGGGACCGTTCACCGACGAGTTCATGTCGTACCAGCCACGCAGCACCAATTGCCACGATTTGATCAGCCCATAGTTCAACTGACCGTTGATCGAACCGCGCGACGACTTGTTTGGCAGCTTCAGGAAGTTCTGGGTGTCCATCGATCCCGTCACATTGAAGGACGACCGTTTCCGGTCCAGGCTGTAATAAAGCTCCTGACCCCAAGCTTCCCGCGTGTGATCGCGATCATACGAGGTGGAATAGGACGGCAGGACGAGGGTGTCCGCGGGAGGGGGTTCGACCATGTCTTCCTGAGCACGACAAAGCCGCGGGACGATGGAAACGCCGGCCAGGAAGACCACGGCGCACGCGAGCATCGCCCGAAGTCGGGTCCTCCATCGGATCGACGATCGCGGCTTGGTTGTCCCGCAGATCACGGACCCATCCTCAGGCAAGCCTTAGCCAGGGCCAGCCACTCCTCCACCGCGAGTGTCTCCCCGCGGCGCGAGTCGTCGATGCCGGCTTCGTCGAGCAGCCGGCGCGCGGCGGCCGGTTCCATGGCGAGCCCGCGGGCGAGCGCGTTCGCGATCGTTTTGCGGCGCGAGGTGGTCGCGGCGCGGGCGAGCCGTTCGGCTTCGCGGCGCTCGGGCTCGGTCGTCCCCGGGAAGGGCCTGGGGGTCATGCGCACCACGGTGGAGTCGACGTCGGGGCGGGGGTGAAAGGCGCCGGGCGAGACCCGGAACAGCGGCTCGACGTCGGCGTGCAGGGATAGGAAGACGGCCAGCGAGCCGAACTCCTTGCCTCCGGGCTTCGCGGTCATCCGCTCGGCGACCTCGCGCTGCACCATGAGGATGGCCTGGCGCACGCGCGGGCCCTGCGCCAGCACCCACTCGATGGCGGGCGTCGTGATCGAATAGGGAAGGTTGGCGACGACCGTCACGGGCCCGCTCCCCGGCAGGAGATCCTCCAAGCGCTGGTTCAGGATATCTCCGCGAACCACCCGGACCACCGCCCGGTTCCCGGCCGCGCCATAGTTCCGCTCCAGGGCATCGGCCAGCCGGAGGTCCAACTCCACCACCGCCACGCGCCGCCCCAGGGCGGCCAGCCGCTCGGTCAGGGCGCCCAGGCCGGGGCCGATCTCGAGGATTTCGGTCAGCTGGTCTCCGGCGAGCGCGGCGATGCGGTCGGCGACCCGGGGGTCCTGCAGGAAGTTCTGCCCCAGGCGCCGGCTGGGCCGGACCCCTAGATCGCGAAGCGCCCCGGGCACCCCGGAGGCGGCCCCGGAGTGGCCGGTGCCCGCGGTGGGGCGAAGCCGCTCGCGCCGGGACTTCCCCGACGCCGGCGGATGCGGCGTCCGGTCAGATCCGGAAGAGCGCACGGGCCGCGGCATCGGTGGCTGCCTCCAGCGCCGCCGGGGTGGTCCCGAGCGAGGCGGCCACGTGATCCCGCACGAGCGCGAGGTAGGCGGGCTCGTTCCGCTTCCCCCGGTGCGGCACCGGAGCGAGATAGGGGGCGTCGGTTTCGAGAACGACGTGCTCCACGCCGATCGCGCGGAGGATCTCCGGGAGCGGGCTCTTCTTGAAGGTGGCCGATCCACCGACGCCGATCTTCATCCCCATCGCGATCACGCGGCGCGCGAGCGCCACGTCCCCCGCGAAGCAGTGGAACGTTCCCCCGGCGGGCGGCGGGCCCTCGCGCTCGAGGAGCGCGGCCACCCGCTCTCCCGCGGCGCGGTGGTGCAGCACGAGCGGCTTTCCCGCCTTCTTCGCGATGGCGACGTGGCGGCGCAGGAACTCCTCCTGCACTTCGATCGGCGCGTTCTCCGGCCAGTGCAGGTCGAGACCGGTCTCACCGATCGCAACCACTTCGGGCTCCGTGGCCAGCGCTTCGATCTCGTCCATCTCGGCCATGCGCTCGGCGGAGACGTCGCAGGGATGGAAGCCGACGGCCGCGCGCACGAGCGGATCCCTCCGGGCCAGCGCGATCGCGCCGCGGCTGGAGGCGGCGTCGGTGCCGGCCTCCACGATCCGCGACACGCCGGCTGCCCGCGCCCGAGCCAGCACGAGGTCGCGGTCTTCGTCGAAGTCGGCGCGCCCGATGTGGGCGTGCGAGTCGATCATCGCGATGGTGCCGAGCCGGTCAACGTCCGCCCGCGGCGCTCCCCTCGGCCACCGCTCGATCGATCCGCGGGAAGAGCGGCTCCGAGGCCCCGAGCGCCACGCCGGTCGGCGGAGGCGGCAGCAGCGCGCCCTCGGCCGGAAAGCGCGCCGCCTCCAGGGCGGGCGTGAGCCGGAGCGTCTGCCAGACGAGGCGCGCGCGGGACGGCATGATCGGGAAGAGGAGGATGGCCGTGTGCTGGAGCGCGACGGCGAGCGCGCCGAGCAGGCGGTCCAGCTCCTCGGCCCGCGCGGGATCCTTGGCCAGGTTCCAGGGGGCGCGCTCCTCCACGAGACGGTTGGCGCGCCGCACGATGGTCCACGCGGCCTCGATCCCCCGCTCGATGGCGAAGGCGTCGAACCCGGCGCGGTAATCGCGGAACGCCTCGGCGATGAGCCGGTCCAGCCCGTCGATCGGCTCGGCTCGCGCCAGGATGCCGCCGCGGTAGCGGTGGATCATCGAAACCGTGCGCGTGAAGAGGTTTCCCCAGTCGTTCGCGAGGTCGGCGTTGTAGCGGTCGATGAAGAGGTCCCACGTGAAGTCGCCGTCGCGGGAGAGCGGCACTTCCTTGAGCAGGTAGTAGCGGAGCGGATCCGCGCCGTACTTGTCCGCGACGTCCAGCGGATTCACGATGTTGCCGAGCGACTTGGAGAGCTTCTGCCCCTGGAAGTGCACCCACCCGTGGCCGAGCACCGTGGTCGGCAGCGGCACGCCGGCGCTCAGGAGCATCGCGGGCCAGATGATGCAGTGGAACCGCGTGATGTCCTTGCCGATCACGTGCAGGTCGGCGGGCCAGTAGCGGGCGTAGTCGCCGTCGGGGTTGGGATAGCCGACGCCGCTCACGTAATTGATCAGCGCGTCGAACCAGACGTAGACCATCTGCGACGGATCGTTCGGAAAGGGGACGCCCCACCGCGTCGACGAGCGCGAGACGGAGATGTCCTCCAGACCCCCCTCGATCACGTTCACGATCTCGTTCTTCCGGATCTCGGGGATGATGAACTCCGGATGCGTCCGGATATGCTCCAGGAGACGCGGCCCGTACGCGGAGAGCTTGAAGAACCAGTTCTCCTCGCTCAGCCACTGCGGCTGGGTGTGATGCACGGGACACAGGCCGTTCTCGAGATCCTTCTCGGGATAGAAGCGCTCGCACGAGACGCAGTAGAAGCCCTCGTACTTTCCCTTGTAGAGGTCGCCGCTCTCGGCGAAGCGCGCGAACATCGCCTGGACGCCGCGCACGTGGCGCGGCTCGGTGGTGCGGATGAAGTCGTCGTAGGAGATGTCGAGCCGCTTCCAGACGGCCTGGAACACCTCAGCCATCCGGTCGCAGTACTCGAGCGGCTCCAGCCCCTTCTCGCGCGCCGCCTTCTCGACGTTGGTCGAGTGCTCGTCGTTCCCCATCAGGAAATGGGTGTCGAATCCGGCAAGCCGCTTGTAGCGGGCGATGGCGTCGGCGGCGATCTTCTCGTACGCGGTGCCGATGTGGGGCGCCGCGTTGACGTAGTCGATCGCCGTCGTGAGGTAGTACTTGGCCATCAGCGCTCCGGGCCGGGGCGGGGACCGCGTCGCGGGCCGCCCTGCGGGGGTCCGCCGCGTCGCGGGCCGCCCTGCGGGGGGCCGTGGTGCGGGCCGTGCCCGCCGCGCGGGGCGTGCGGACGGTGTCCGGGATGGGGGCCGCGGGAATCGGGCCCCCCGGTATCGGGCCGCGTATCGTCGCTCTCACCCACGCTCTCCCCGTCGCCCGGCGCGGTGCCGCGCGCCGCACAGCGCGTCTTGTCGCATCCCTTCCGGCGGTCGCGGGTGGGTCCGGTGATCTTGGTCCCCTTCGGAACGTCGGTGAGGAGCATGGTCGTCTCCTTGCCGGTGTCGTCGCGCAGGTGGAGCGTTCGGTGAAAGATGTCCACGCGTCCGACCTCCCACTCCGCGTCCTCCAGCGTGAGGCGGCTTCCGATCTTCGGAAACTCGCGCGCCGATTCCTTGTAGAAGTCGAGCTCGTACCGAAGGCAGCATTTGAGCCGGCCGCAGGCCCCCGAGATCTTGGACGGACTGGGCGAGAGTCCCTGGTCCTTCGCCATCTTGAGCGTGATCGGCTCGAACTCGCGCAGCCAGGTGGCGCAGCAGAGCTCGCGCCCGCACGTGCCCACGCCGCCGATCCGTCCCGCCTCGTCGCGCACGCCGATCTGGCGCAGCTCGATCCGCGTGCGGAAGATGGAGGCCAGGTCCTTCACCAGCTCGCGGAAATCCACCCGCTTCTCGGCGGTGAAGTAGAAGGTGACCCGGTTTCCGTCCAGCTGGAACTCGCAATCCACGAGCTTCATCTCCAGGTCGCGCTGCGCGATCCGGTCGCGGCACTGGATGAAGGCGCGCTCCTCGCGCGCGCGGTTTGCGTCCAGGCGCTGCAGGTCCTCGGGACGGGCGGCGCGGAGCACCGCCTTGAGCCCCTCGGGCGCGATCGCCTGGGACACCCATTCGCTGGAATGATGGATGCGACCCAGGTCCTCGCCCCGCTCGGCCTGCACGATGACGTAGTCGCCCTCGCGGAGCGGGAGCCGGTGGAGGTTCGCGTAGTGCTCGCGGCGGCGCCCCTTGAACACGATCTCCAGAACGGGAGCGGGCGTCGCCGGAGGCGCGGGAGGAACCGCGGGCGCGGCGGGAGTCTCGACGATGTCGGTGCGTTCCATATCGGTTCACGCCCGCCGGAGCGGGCCCTCGTGGGCGGTCATCCGCGCGCGAACAGGCCCATGCGCTGCTGGGCCGACGCGACGGCATAGGCGGCGGTGACGTTCGACTGCACCGCCGCGGCGATCTCTTCCAGGATCCGAACCCGCGCCGCGAGCGTTTCGAGCGGCAGCGCGCGGGCGTCCGCGGCGACCTCGCGCTTCAGGTCGAAGTTCGCCGGCTCGGCGCCGGGCCCCTCCACCTGTTCGCGGATCACGTCGCGATAATAGTGGGTCGCGAGCGCCACCGCCGTGAGGAAGCGCCCGCGGTCGCGCTCGAGCCGTGCCTTGCGAAGCGGCCCGAGGATCGCGCTGGTCTTCGGGCGGACGAACAGGTCGACGGCCGCGTCACGCAGCCGGGCGAAGTCGGCCGCGTCGGGGGCTTCCTTGCCCGCCGCGTCCATCGGCTGGAGGAACGGCGCCACCGCGCGGGTCAGGCTTCCCTGCGCGGTCGCCGCCGCGAGCCGCGCGGAGGCCGGCGCGATCCCGTATCCCCCCGTCAGCGCTTCCACGATGGTCGCAGTCGGCAGCGGCCGGAAGCGGATCGGGAGGCACCGCGAGGCGATGGTCGGAAGGAGCGCGCGGCGCTGCCGCGCCCCCAGGAGGAGCAGGCGATTCGGCTGCGGCTCTTCGAGAATCTTCAGGAAGGCGTGCGCCGCGGGCCCGGTCATCGCTTCGGCCCCCTTCACGACGAGCACCTTCCAGCCGCCCTCGCGCTGCGCGGTCAGGGACAGGAACTCCTTCGCCCGCGCGAGGTCCTCCACCGAATGCACGACCGGCCGCGAGAAGACCGGCAGGAACCAGGGCTCCCGGGCGTAGCGCTCGCGGATGCGGGCGCGCGCCTCGGAGCGGGCCTCGTCGGCCTGCCGCTCGGTGCGCCCCTCGGTCCGGAAGGTGGGAAGCGGAACGAGGAGCTCGAGGTCGGGATGGCGGAGCGCTGTCGCCGCGACGCAGGAGGGACAGACGTCGCAAGGCTCGCCGCCGGGCCGGGGCCGCTCGCACAGCATCGCGCGCGCGAACCAGAGCGAGGCGCGCGTCTTCCCCACCCCCGCCGGACCGTGGAACAGGTAGGCGTGGCCGACGTGGCCCGTCTTCCAAGCGGCGCGGATCAAGGCAAGCGCCTCGTCCTGGCCGCGAAGGGTATCGTCGCTCATTGGGTGAACGGCTATCGGAGCCACTCGATCGGGTTCAGCGCCTGCTTCCCCCGGCGAATCTCGAAGTGGAGTGCCGTTCCAATCGTGGAGCCGGTGTCGCCGACCCGGCCGATGACTTCGCCGGCGGCAACATCCTTGCCGACCGGCACGCTGATCTCGGAGGCGTGCGCGTACAGCGTGTAGAAGCCTCCTCCGTGGTTGAGGATAGCACACTTGCCGAACCCCTCGAGCCAGTTGACGTAGTCCATCCGCCCCTGGGCCACGGCCTTGATGGGGGTGCCGAAGGGGGCCGCGATGTCGATGCCGCTGTTGAAGGTCGTGGTCCCGAAGCGGGGATTGGTCACGTTCCCGAAGCCGGTTGCCACCTTGCCCGTCACCGGCCAGGCCAGGCGCCCCTTGTTCTTCGAGAAGTCGCCGAAGAGCGGCAGCTCGCCCGGGGCCCCGCGCTCGGCGGCCAGGCGCCGCTTTTCGAGCATGTCGATCAGTCCCTGGATCCGCTTGCTCGCCCGCTTGATCTCGGCCTGGGCCCGCTCGTTCGACTTGGCGTCGGAGCGGACCTGCCGGAGGAGGTTCCGCCGCTGCGCCGTCAGCTGCGCCAGCGCCCGCTTCTCCCTTTCGGTCTCGGAGGCCAGCCGGTCCAGCTCGCGCTTCCGGCTCTCCAGCCGGGTCTTGGTGTCCTGGACCGCGACCCGGCGCGCCTGCGTGAGGAGGAGCTGCTGATGGTCCTCGCGCGCCACGCGCGCGAGGTAATAGGTCCGGGTCACCAGATCTCCGAAGGAGCGCGCCGAGAGGATGTACTCGATGTCGCGGCTGCGCCCGCGTTTGTAGATCTCCCGCAGGCGCCACGCCAGCCGCCGCCGGTCCGCCTCCAGCTGGATCGCCGTGCGTCCGAGCTCGGAGGTCGTCTCGCCCAGGTCGCCCGCCACCGCGCGCCGCCGGCGCTCCAGCGCGGCCAGGTAGCGCAGCGTGAGCTGGAGGTTCTTCTCGGTGTCGCGCAGGTCCCCGAGGATGTTCCGCTCGCGCCCCTTCAGCTGCTGCGAGATGACGCGGCGCTTCTCCAACTCCTGGCGGAGGGACTCCAGCTCCTTCTTCTGGGCTTCGATCTCGGCGCCGCTGGCGTCGGGCGCCGAGCTGTCGGGCGGAGCCGCCTGGGCCAGGACCTGGGCGGCCGGCTCCTGCGCCGCGACGGGCGCCGGCGCGGCGACCGC
This genomic window contains:
- the metG gene encoding methionine--tRNA ligase; the protein is MAKYYLTTAIDYVNAAPHIGTAYEKIAADAIARYKRLAGFDTHFLMGNDEHSTNVEKAAREKGLEPLEYCDRMAEVFQAVWKRLDISYDDFIRTTEPRHVRGVQAMFARFAESGDLYKGKYEGFYCVSCERFYPEKDLENGLCPVHHTQPQWLSEENWFFKLSAYGPRLLEHIRTHPEFIIPEIRKNEIVNVIEGGLEDISVSRSSTRWGVPFPNDPSQMVYVWFDALINYVSGVGYPNPDGDYARYWPADLHVIGKDITRFHCIIWPAMLLSAGVPLPTTVLGHGWVHFQGQKLSKSLGNIVNPLDVADKYGADPLRYYLLKEVPLSRDGDFTWDLFIDRYNADLANDWGNLFTRTVSMIHRYRGGILARAEPIDGLDRLIAEAFRDYRAGFDAFAIERGIEAAWTIVRRANRLVEERAPWNLAKDPARAEELDRLLGALAVALQHTAILLFPIMPSRARLVWQTLRLTPALEAARFPAEGALLPPPPTGVALGASEPLFPRIDRAVAEGSAAGGR
- a CDS encoding divergent polysaccharide deacetylase family protein, translating into MARKTRKAPARRGRSRPRFLLLGVGAVLLGVVIWLAQNGPSLKEGARAPARPAAEKAANPDADTRAAVFADSDWDRLGLRLQSEYLRLFRSGDHAALLRLTSRTLRGALEEIGVSRALIDERPLAAAVAGAGRAPVQWRIQVPPRASLFRINDAITQAMIVLGGRTIRGAERPAQTLGTALDLRVGYGDRATHAIVIEPSAQVNDADAKIAFVVLDADPQYDNLYQSYLRSEVPFTFAVRPDLPITGRLTRDLRRAKREIFLHLAMEPRGYPRVDPGKDAILLDLSQVEIEDRITRGLSTVAPARGVVSRLGGAAVNDADVMRAVLGELKRRDLPFLDAHGAGPSLVEEIGEEVGARTLTLGATLDGSGNTPGAVKARLEQLVRTAMQRGALVVTLHPSSVILGVLEKERDALRAQGVDLVPASDIVL
- a CDS encoding peptidoglycan DD-metalloendopeptidase family protein translates to MAALAALLLALVAVAAPAPVAAQEPAAQVLAQAAPPDSSAPDASGAEIEAQKKELESLRQELEKRRVISQQLKGRERNILGDLRDTEKNLQLTLRYLAALERRRRAVAGDLGETTSELGRTAIQLEADRRRLAWRLREIYKRGRSRDIEYILSARSFGDLVTRTYYLARVAREDHQQLLLTQARRVAVQDTKTRLESRKRELDRLASETEREKRALAQLTAQRRNLLRQVRSDAKSNERAQAEIKRASKRIQGLIDMLEKRRLAAERGAPGELPLFGDFSKNKGRLAWPVTGKVATGFGNVTNPRFGTTTFNSGIDIAAPFGTPIKAVAQGRMDYVNWLEGFGKCAILNHGGGFYTLYAHASEISVPVGKDVAAGEVIGRVGDTGSTIGTALHFEIRRGKQALNPIEWLR
- the rsmA gene encoding 16S rRNA (adenine(1518)-N(6)/adenine(1519)-N(6))-dimethyltransferase RsmA — its product is MPRPVRSSGSDRTPHPPASGKSRRERLRPTAGTGHSGAASGVPGALRDLGVRPSRRLGQNFLQDPRVADRIAALAGDQLTEILEIGPGLGALTERLAALGRRVAVVELDLRLADALERNYGAAGNRAVVRVVRGDILNQRLEDLLPGSGPVTVVANLPYSITTPAIEWVLAQGPRVRQAILMVQREVAERMTAKPGGKEFGSLAVFLSLHADVEPLFRVSPGAFHPRPDVDSTVVRMTPRPFPGTTEPERREAERLARAATTSRRKTIANALARGLAMEPAAARRLLDEAGIDDSRRGETLAVEEWLALAKACLRMGP
- a CDS encoding TatD family hydrolase; its protein translation is MIDSHAHIGRADFDEDRDLVLARARAAGVSRIVEAGTDAASSRGAIALARRDPLVRAAVGFHPCDVSAERMAEMDEIEALATEPEVVAIGETGLDLHWPENAPIEVQEEFLRRHVAIAKKAGKPLVLHHRAAGERVAALLEREGPPPAGGTFHCFAGDVALARRVIAMGMKIGVGGSATFKKSPLPEILRAIGVEHVVLETDAPYLAPVPHRGKRNEPAYLALVRDHVAASLGTTPAALEAATDAAARALFRI
- a CDS encoding pyridoxine 5'-phosphate synthase; this translates as MTCALSVNVDHVATLREARGGKEPDPARAAALALDAGAAGITVHLREDRRHIQDDDVRRLRAMRRGELNLEMALTEEMLAIALDLRP
- a CDS encoding stage 0 sporulation family protein → MERTDIVETPAAPAVPPAPPATPAPVLEIVFKGRRREHYANLHRLPLREGDYVIVQAERGEDLGRIHHSSEWVSQAIAPEGLKAVLRAARPEDLQRLDANRAREERAFIQCRDRIAQRDLEMKLVDCEFQLDGNRVTFYFTAEKRVDFRELVKDLASIFRTRIELRQIGVRDEAGRIGGVGTCGRELCCATWLREFEPITLKMAKDQGLSPSPSKISGACGRLKCCLRYELDFYKESAREFPKIGSRLTLEDAEWEVGRVDIFHRTLHLRDDTGKETTMLLTDVPKGTKITGPTRDRRKGCDKTRCAARGTAPGDGESVGESDDTRPDTGGPDSRGPHPGHRPHAPRGGHGPHHGPPQGGPRRGGPPQGGPRRGPRPGPER